A window of Argopecten irradians isolate NY chromosome 1, Ai_NY, whole genome shotgun sequence contains these coding sequences:
- the LOC138325027 gene encoding uncharacterized protein: MNGTQYVGAHSFDNLVVNDGAILNRDDLIAIYYHSGYTIKEIIGFMAVRHATAVSERQVHQILRRMNLHRRNNESSLEDIVRVILQELSNTGQNIGYRAMRRRLLTDHDINASSETVRLALSVLDAEGVRSRSRHVFRRRHYLNKGPNFAIHIDGWDKLKPYGISIHAAVDGFSRRVVWLKACSSNKKPEYIAHFYMDYVRKINGVPFIVYADKGTENSIVRDLQYALRWNHTDPFQGLSSFMYGSSLRNTRIERFWRNLRSMCGQSWMDLFKSMTEYGILDTTDEVHLQCVRYCFLQLVSKDLEDVVRHWNEHRIRPSRNADGPFGKPDVLYYQPEVFATKDYKMALPGNIDGIVQEYCHTPTANGVCDEFQVVANQGIQRHGLHYPPRSRNEALELFCNIILFVDEIE, translated from the coding sequence ATGAATGGAACTCAGTATGTAGGTGCTCATTCCTTTGATAACCTGGTGGTTAATGATGGTGCCATTTTGAATAGGGATGACTTGATAGCAATATACTATCACTCTGGCTATACAATAAAGGAAATTATTGGATTTATGGCTGTTCGTCATGCCACAGCAGTTAGTGAAAGACAGGTCCATCAGATACTTAGGAGGATGAACTTACACAGACGAAATAATGAATCATCATTAGAAGACATAGTTAGAGTAATACTACAAGAGTTGTCCAATACTGGACAGAATATTGGTTATAGGGCAATGAGGAGACGCTTATTAACTGATCATGACATCAACGCTTCATCAGAAACAGTAAGACTTGCTCTATCAGTACTGGATGCTGAAGGTGTTCGTTCCCGCAGTCGTCATGTTTTTCGGCGCCGTCACTATCTCAACAAAGGACCAAACTTTGCTATCCACATTGATGGCTGGGATAAACTGAAACCTTATGGAATTTCCATTCATGCAGCTGTTGATGGATTTTCAAGACGAGTGGTCTGGCTAAAGGCATGCAGTTCAAACAAAAAACCGGAATATATTGCACATTTTTACATGGATTATGTCCGCAAGATAAATGGCGTTCCCTTTATTGTTTATGCCGACAAAGGAACAGAGAACTCAATTGTACGTGATCTGCAGTACGCCCTTCGTTGGAACCACACTGATCCCTTTCAAGGTCTCTCCAGTTTTATGTATGGCTCTTCTCTCAGAAATACACGAATTGAAAGGTTCTGGAGAAATCTTCGTTCAATGTGTGGCCAATCATGGATGGATTTGTTCAAATCTATGACAGAGTATGGTATTTTGGACACAACTGATGAAGTTCACCTTCAATGTGTTCGATATTGTTTCTTACAGCTTGTTAGCAAGGATTTGGAAGATGTAGTGCGTCACTGGAATGAGCATAGAATCAGACCAAGTAGAAATGCAGATGGACCATTTGGAAAGCCAGATGTTCTCTACTACCAACCAGAAGTATTTGCTACGAAAGATTACAAAATGGCGCTACCAGGAAATATTGATGGCATCGTACAAGAGTATTGCCACACTCCAACAGCAAATGGTGTCTGTGATGAATTTCAGGTTGTGGCCAATCAGGGGATTCAAAGACATGGATTGCACTATCCTCCAAGGTCAAGGAATGAAGCACTAGAACTTTTCTGCAACATAATTCTTTTTGTTGATGAAATTGAGTGA